The following proteins come from a genomic window of bacterium:
- the smc gene encoding chromosome segregation protein SMC produces the protein MYFKRLELSGFKSFADKTVLNFEPGTTAVVGPNGCGKSNISDAIQWVLGEQSAKSLRGSKMEDIIFDGTAERKPVGLSEVSLTLGDADSTMELGYNEITVTRRLFRSGESEYLINNNICRLKDINELIMGTGLGLSAYSVMGQGRMDEILKSKPEERRYLFEEAAGITKYKSKKNEALRKLEYTESNLLRLGDIISEVKRQINSVKRQATKAQKYKDVDDELRELEVKTAAYKYGEMKEAFTVLKEKSLNYDENEKQLHEELSSVEKDINKSRIELDGILSKISEIRENKFELSKRNENLKTKVAYNKERMEEIRKNSELKKAELADLEKKAGELEEKEKNVCDDIRQITLQINDINGKVNSASENLTKINAGINGKTSEIKQRKEKSIEVLSLNTKCKNGIIVIDQRERDIVLREKRFRVESGELDSKIENVNRDLKIKAADLQRQQQHTKRIKKEIQDLESELASKQERISSIEHDRINLQKQKAEKSSKLEVLMDLKKNYEGFYEGVKDILRASRDSNLLEGIIGPVSEIIQVENGFELAFEVALGSNAQVVVSGSVEEGSRALEHIKKNSKGRATFVAINNPKVIDRFNVSALQNEEGFIGHILDFVKFEQRYNDVINYLLGDVVVFHDIDTALAASKKHNFPCDIATKSGEYVSSRCLISGGENESALQGVVARESQILRLQDEIKNIEGKLNVLDSSYEQVDSETSLLIGHSKDINSELYKNEINLANMNFEIARLQSLITQYNSDKERLHSEINFLSAEKAEVLEERNELKLSLEQTSRESDSIKKSIDDYDQEMSRLEDNKNDIMEQLTSFKITQNELKFREDSINQRAAAIASAKEDYTSRLDRVKMELTAAGERTEKLAEENILSAEEIKSTENGLSRSDAEEQDILGKKNSLSEMIKQMEDKLSEKRNSMSLLQEEGRDIEVRVTEYKLNMKNLKDNIWEEYKADLDINNDLDFSGTDWDQTETRISELKRKKESIGPVSLGAIEECEELEERLKFLTEQHEDLLKAKESLHTAIRTINATTRKLFTETFESIRSNFRETFNILFGGGKSDLCFVGEGDVLEAGIDVMATPPGKKLRHISQLSGGESALTAIALMFALFKVRPSPFCVLDEIDAPLDESNIMRFVNLLKDFTVNTQFIIITHNKKTIGISDVMYGITMEEKGISKVVSVKFAGKEPEIASA, from the coding sequence ATGTATTTTAAACGTCTTGAATTGTCAGGCTTTAAATCTTTTGCCGATAAAACCGTTCTTAATTTTGAGCCCGGAACAACAGCTGTTGTCGGGCCTAACGGCTGCGGAAAAAGCAATATATCCGATGCAATACAATGGGTTCTGGGTGAACAGAGCGCCAAGTCGCTTCGCGGCTCAAAAATGGAAGATATTATTTTCGACGGCACGGCTGAAAGAAAACCTGTCGGTCTCTCGGAGGTGTCTTTAACACTGGGCGATGCCGATTCAACCATGGAGCTGGGATATAATGAAATCACCGTAACAAGAAGATTATTCCGCTCGGGAGAAAGCGAATACCTGATAAATAACAATATCTGCAGGCTTAAAGATATTAATGAATTGATAATGGGCACGGGACTGGGACTCAGCGCCTATTCTGTAATGGGCCAGGGCAGAATGGATGAAATATTAAAGTCGAAACCGGAGGAAAGACGCTATCTTTTTGAAGAAGCCGCGGGAATAACTAAATATAAGAGCAAAAAAAATGAAGCTTTAAGAAAACTTGAATATACGGAATCCAATTTATTAAGGCTCGGAGATATTATAAGCGAAGTTAAAAGACAGATAAATTCGGTTAAACGGCAGGCCACGAAAGCTCAGAAGTATAAAGATGTTGATGATGAACTGAGAGAACTTGAGGTAAAAACAGCGGCTTATAAATACGGCGAAATGAAAGAAGCTTTTACCGTATTAAAGGAAAAATCCTTAAATTATGACGAGAATGAAAAGCAATTACATGAAGAATTGTCATCTGTGGAAAAAGATATAAATAAAAGCAGGATTGAACTTGACGGCATCCTCTCGAAAATAAGCGAAATAAGGGAAAATAAATTCGAATTGTCGAAAAGGAATGAAAATCTCAAGACCAAAGTGGCTTATAACAAAGAGAGAATGGAAGAAATAAGGAAGAATTCAGAGCTTAAAAAAGCCGAACTGGCTGATCTTGAGAAAAAAGCCGGCGAGCTTGAAGAAAAGGAAAAAAATGTTTGCGATGATATCCGGCAGATTACGCTTCAGATAAATGATATTAACGGAAAAGTCAACTCGGCTTCAGAGAATCTGACGAAAATAAATGCCGGGATTAACGGAAAAACATCCGAAATAAAGCAAAGAAAAGAAAAGTCGATAGAGGTATTGAGTTTAAACACAAAGTGCAAAAACGGGATTATCGTAATCGACCAAAGGGAAAGGGATATTGTTTTAAGGGAAAAAAGGTTCAGGGTTGAGTCCGGCGAGCTTGATTCGAAAATAGAGAATGTTAACCGCGACCTGAAAATCAAAGCGGCTGATTTGCAAAGGCAGCAGCAGCATACAAAGAGAATCAAAAAGGAAATTCAGGATCTTGAATCTGAACTGGCCTCAAAACAGGAGCGGATAAGCTCGATCGAGCATGACAGAATAAACCTTCAGAAACAGAAGGCGGAAAAAAGTTCAAAACTTGAAGTATTGATGGATTTGAAGAAAAACTACGAGGGCTTTTATGAGGGCGTGAAAGATATCCTCAGGGCCTCCAGGGATTCAAATCTTCTTGAAGGTATTATCGGCCCGGTATCCGAGATAATACAGGTGGAAAATGGTTTTGAACTGGCATTTGAAGTTGCGCTGGGTTCCAACGCCCAGGTTGTTGTCAGCGGTTCAGTAGAGGAGGGCTCCAGGGCGCTGGAGCATATTAAAAAGAATTCCAAGGGGAGAGCTACTTTTGTCGCAATTAATAATCCAAAAGTCATTGACAGGTTCAATGTTTCCGCGCTGCAGAACGAAGAAGGTTTTATAGGGCATATACTTGATTTTGTAAAATTTGAACAAAGATATAATGATGTAATAAACTACCTGCTCGGGGATGTAGTGGTCTTCCATGATATTGATACGGCGCTGGCGGCTTCCAAAAAGCATAATTTTCCCTGCGATATAGCCACAAAATCAGGTGAATATGTTTCTTCCAGATGCCTGATTTCAGGAGGGGAAAATGAGAGCGCCCTGCAGGGGGTTGTAGCAAGGGAATCCCAGATCCTCCGCCTTCAGGATGAAATAAAAAATATTGAAGGAAAGTTGAACGTTCTGGATTCTTCATACGAACAGGTTGACTCCGAGACCTCGCTTCTCATCGGGCATTCCAAAGATATAAATTCAGAACTTTATAAAAATGAGATTAATCTTGCAAACATGAATTTTGAGATTGCCCGTCTTCAAAGCCTGATAACCCAGTATAATTCGGATAAAGAAAGGCTGCATTCCGAAATAAATTTCTTATCGGCGGAAAAAGCGGAAGTGCTTGAGGAAAGAAATGAATTAAAGCTTTCTCTGGAACAAACATCCAGGGAATCAGACAGCATCAAAAAATCAATCGATGATTATGATCAGGAAATGAGCCGGCTGGAAGATAATAAAAACGATATAATGGAACAGCTTACTTCTTTTAAAATTACCCAGAACGAACTGAAGTTCAGGGAAGATTCCATTAACCAGAGGGCGGCAGCGATTGCTTCCGCCAAAGAAGATTACACATCAAGATTAGACCGTGTAAAAATGGAATTAACGGCGGCCGGGGAAAGAACAGAAAAATTGGCCGAAGAAAATATATTATCCGCGGAAGAGATAAAATCCACGGAAAACGGGTTGAGCCGGTCCGATGCCGAGGAACAGGATATCCTCGGGAAGAAAAACTCCCTGTCTGAGATGATAAAACAGATGGAGGATAAATTATCTGAAAAAAGGAATTCCATGAGCCTGCTTCAGGAAGAGGGCAGGGATATCGAGGTCAGGGTTACGGAATATAAACTTAACATGAAAAATTTAAAGGATAATATCTGGGAAGAATATAAGGCTGACCTTGACATCAATAATGATCTTGATTTCAGCGGGACAGACTGGGACCAGACGGAAACGAGAATATCGGAATTAAAGAGGAAGAAAGAATCCATCGGGCCTGTCAGCCTGGGCGCGATAGAGGAATGCGAAGAACTTGAAGAGAGGCTGAAATTTTTAACTGAGCAGCATGAAGATCTTCTTAAAGCGAAAGAGTCGCTTCACACCGCTATAAGGACGATTAACGCTACAACCAGAAAACTTTTTACCGAAACATTTGAATCAATAAGGTCTAATTTCAGGGAGACTTTCAATATTTTGTTCGGCGGCGGCAAGTCAGATTTATGTTTTGTCGGAGAAGGGGATGTGCTGGAAGCGGGTATAGATGTGATGGCAACGCCTCCCGGCAAAAAGCTCAGGCATATATCACAATTGTCCGGCGGCGAATCCGCTTTAACCGCGATAGCTTTGATGTTTGCCCTTTTTAAGGTCAGGCCGAGCCCGTTTTGCGTCCTTGATGAAATAGATGCCCCCCTGGATGAATCAAATATCATGAGATTCGTTAACCTTTTAAAGGATTTTACGGTTAATACACAGTTCATAATCATCACGCATAATAAGAAAACAATAGGTATCAGCGATGTCATGTACGGCATTACCATGGAAGAAAAGGGGATTTCTAAAGTCGTATCGGTTAAATTTGCGGGAAAAGAGCCGGAAATCGCATCCGCTTGA
- a CDS encoding aminotransferase class I/II-fold pyridoxal phosphate-dependent enzyme produces MVKKISDKVRFLKPSGIREFFDLVIGMDDVISLGVGEPDFATPWNIVESAIYSFENGYTSYTSNKGLFELRNEISKNIKKRYGVNYDPETEILITVGVSEANDLAMRAILNKGDEVIIHEPCYVAYEPLITLSDGKAVIIKTSAENGFKLVPGDIKNVLSEKTKAILFNYPCNPTGASYTKKELTAIANTLKKRDIIVITDEIYGDLTYDFEHIPLITLPGMKEKTLYLNGFSKAYSMTGWRIGYACGPEWLISAMNKIHQYTMLCAPITGQIASIEALKRSYAAVIEMKNEYRRRRNLFIGGLNEIGLQAHMPEGAFYSFASIKKTGMDSKTFAKKLLHSEKVAVVPGTAFGDGYEDFIRMCYATSIDKLKEALLRIGRFVKKSGK; encoded by the coding sequence ATGGTTAAAAAGATCTCAGATAAAGTCCGATTCTTAAAGCCTTCCGGCATCAGGGAATTCTTTGACCTGGTAATCGGAATGGACGATGTCATTTCCCTCGGCGTGGGTGAACCCGACTTTGCCACACCCTGGAATATAGTAGAATCAGCCATATACTCTTTTGAAAACGGATATACCTCTTACACATCCAATAAAGGCCTGTTTGAATTAAGAAATGAAATTTCAAAAAATATAAAGAAACGTTACGGGGTAAATTACGATCCCGAAACAGAAATACTGATTACTGTCGGAGTCAGCGAAGCAAACGACCTTGCAATGAGAGCTATTTTAAATAAAGGGGATGAGGTAATTATCCATGAACCCTGCTATGTCGCGTATGAACCGCTGATAACACTATCGGACGGGAAAGCGGTTATTATCAAAACTTCGGCCGAAAACGGTTTCAAACTGGTCCCCGGAGATATTAAAAACGTATTATCGGAAAAAACAAAAGCGATACTTTTTAATTATCCCTGCAACCCCACAGGGGCCTCTTATACAAAAAAAGAACTTACAGCCATAGCAAACACGCTTAAAAAGAGGGATATCATCGTTATAACCGATGAAATTTACGGGGATTTAACCTATGATTTTGAACATATCCCTCTCATCACATTGCCGGGAATGAAAGAGAAAACCCTATACCTTAACGGTTTTTCCAAAGCTTATTCCATGACCGGCTGGAGAATAGGATACGCATGCGGCCCGGAATGGCTGATTTCAGCAATGAATAAAATCCACCAATACACGATGTTGTGCGCTCCCATTACAGGCCAAATCGCTTCAATAGAGGCTTTAAAAAGAAGCTACGCCGCTGTCATAGAAATGAAAAACGAATATAGGAGAAGAAGAAATCTGTTTATTGGCGGCCTTAATGAAATAGGCCTTCAGGCCCATATGCCCGAAGGGGCGTTTTATTCCTTTGCGTCCATAAAGAAAACCGGTATGGACTCGAAGACATTTGCAAAAAAACTTCTCCATTCTGAAAAGGTAGCCGTTGTCCCCGGAACAGCTTTCGGCGACGGATATGAGGACTTCATAAGAATGTGCTATGCGACAAGCATAGATAAACTGAAAGAAGCTTTGCTGCGGATTGGAAGGTTTGTTAAAAAATCCGGAAAATAA
- a CDS encoding Lrp/AsnC family transcriptional regulator, giving the protein MDEILEILEKDARTTPEEIAKMIKKSAQYVKKAISEYEKKGIIIKYKAVINKELLKDESCTDVLALIEVNISPERGSGFDKVAERIYSFPEVKSCYLLSGGYDLLLIIAGKSIHTIGNFVAEKLSTIEHVRGTQTHFILKKYKESGDILRRTIKDKRIAISM; this is encoded by the coding sequence ATGGATGAAATATTAGAGATATTGGAGAAAGACGCAAGGACTACGCCCGAAGAAATCGCCAAAATGATAAAAAAAAGCGCGCAATATGTAAAAAAAGCGATTTCCGAATATGAAAAAAAAGGGATAATAATCAAATACAAGGCTGTCATAAACAAAGAGCTCCTGAAAGATGAGAGCTGCACGGATGTACTGGCATTGATAGAGGTGAACATCTCCCCCGAAAGAGGTTCGGGATTTGACAAGGTTGCGGAGAGAATATACAGTTTCCCCGAGGTAAAAAGCTGTTATCTGCTCTCCGGCGGATATGACCTCCTGTTGATAATAGCGGGAAAAAGCATACACACTATAGGTAATTTTGTGGCGGAAAAACTTTCAACGATAGAGCATGTGCGCGGGACCCAGACTCATTTCATATTAAAAAAGTATAAGGAAAGCGGAGATATCCTCCGCAGAACAATAAAAGACAAACGAATCGCTATTTCCATGTGA
- a CDS encoding bifunctional 3,4-dihydroxy-2-butanone-4-phosphate synthase/GTP cyclohydrolase II yields the protein MKFNSVEEIISELKEGRMVILVDDENRENEGDLVMAAEKVSPETINFMLSHGKGLICVPMSPDRIDKLNLDPMVRINADTYKTAFTVSVDARNGVSTGISAFDRAKTIKLLADDKSIPSDFVVPGHIFPLKAREGGVLVRAGHTEAAVDYLKLAGLNTVGVICEILNPDGSMARLPELEKFAGKYKLKISSIENLIKHRHKTEKFIRKEVETDLPTKFGIFKMIGYSSSIDGQQHVALIMGKFDKAAPTLVRVHSECLTGDVFKSMRCDCGSQLEQSMQKIAEEKKGVILYMRQEGRGIGLINKLKAYSLQDKGYDTVEANIKLGFEDDLRDYGIGAQILEDIGVGNIILLTNNPRKIVGLEGYGIKIVGRKQLISKVNRYNRKYLLTKKNRMGHFLNIKE from the coding sequence ATGAAATTCAACAGTGTCGAAGAGATTATTTCGGAGCTTAAAGAAGGCAGGATGGTTATCCTTGTCGATGACGAGAACCGTGAAAACGAGGGTGACCTGGTAATGGCCGCCGAAAAGGTCTCGCCTGAGACTATAAATTTCATGCTCTCCCACGGAAAAGGGCTCATTTGCGTTCCTATGTCACCCGACAGGATAGATAAACTTAATCTGGATCCCATGGTCAGAATAAATGCCGATACTTATAAGACGGCGTTTACGGTTTCTGTCGATGCCAGGAACGGAGTCTCTACCGGCATATCCGCTTTTGACCGCGCAAAAACCATAAAGTTACTTGCAGACGATAAATCCATCCCGTCCGATTTTGTAGTGCCGGGCCATATTTTCCCTCTGAAAGCCCGTGAGGGCGGTGTCCTTGTAAGAGCGGGGCATACAGAAGCTGCGGTTGATTACCTTAAGCTGGCGGGGTTAAATACAGTCGGCGTGATATGTGAAATTTTAAATCCCGACGGAAGCATGGCCAGGCTGCCTGAACTTGAAAAATTCGCCGGAAAATACAAACTTAAAATCTCATCAATAGAAAACCTTATCAAACACAGGCATAAGACCGAAAAGTTCATCAGAAAAGAGGTTGAAACCGATTTGCCTACAAAATTCGGGATTTTTAAGATGATAGGGTATTCATCCAGTATAGATGGACAGCAGCACGTCGCGCTTATAATGGGAAAATTTGACAAGGCGGCTCCTACACTGGTGAGAGTCCATTCGGAATGTTTAACCGGGGATGTTTTTAAATCCATGAGATGTGATTGCGGAAGCCAGCTTGAACAATCTATGCAGAAAATTGCGGAGGAGAAAAAAGGCGTTATCCTGTATATGAGGCAGGAAGGACGGGGAATAGGCCTTATCAACAAGTTAAAAGCTTATTCATTGCAGGACAAGGGATATGATACAGTGGAAGCCAACATAAAATTGGGATTTGAAGACGATCTTCGTGATTACGGCATCGGAGCCCAGATTCTTGAAGATATCGGGGTGGGGAATATTATCCTATTGACAAATAATCCGAGGAAAATCGTGGGACTGGAGGGATACGGGATAAAAATTGTGGGAAGAAAACAGTTAATCAGTAAAGTCAACAGGTATAACAGGAAATATTTGCTTACCAAGAAAAACAGAATGGGCCATTTTCTGAACATAAAAGAATGA
- the ribE gene encoding 6,7-dimethyl-8-ribityllumazine synthase, whose translation MGKIISGKLNASGKKIALVVSRFNEFITAKLIEGASDCLIRHGAGEKDIDIVWVPGSFEIPAVAKKIAKGKKYNAIICLGAVIRGDTPHFDYVCKEVSKGVSVLSMESEIPVVFGVVTTDSLEQAIERAGTKSGNKGFDAALTAIELIDLYEEIK comes from the coding sequence ATGGGAAAGATTATCAGTGGTAAACTTAATGCGTCGGGAAAGAAAATCGCGCTGGTTGTAAGCAGGTTCAATGAATTTATTACCGCTAAGCTGATCGAGGGAGCCAGTGACTGTCTTATAAGACATGGAGCGGGTGAGAAGGATATAGATATTGTATGGGTCCCGGGTTCTTTCGAAATACCGGCGGTTGCAAAAAAAATAGCGAAGGGAAAAAAATATAATGCTATAATCTGCCTGGGAGCGGTGATTAGAGGGGATACGCCTCATTTTGATTATGTGTGCAAGGAAGTATCAAAAGGCGTATCTGTCCTGTCAATGGAATCGGAAATACCCGTAGTATTCGGGGTTGTTACAACCGATTCTCTGGAACAGGCCATTGAGCGCGCCGGGACCAAATCAGGGAACAAAGGCTTTGACGCGGCGCTGACGGCTATAGAATTGATAGATCTCTATGAAGAGATAAAATGA
- the nusB gene encoding transcription antitermination factor NusB — MGNRRIAREIILKNLYANEISGCDNSDSGDLVSEEFARLDEKSRLFVSGIYRGIMENKEKIDSIIVRYADNWDLNRIAILDKNILRFAIYEMLFVEDIPPVVSINEAIDIAKKFSTKDSGKFVNGILDKIHKELIINKDKNG; from the coding sequence ATGGGCAACAGAAGGATAGCGAGAGAGATAATTCTAAAAAACCTGTATGCTAATGAGATCTCCGGTTGTGATAACAGTGATTCCGGCGATCTGGTTTCCGAAGAGTTTGCCAGGCTGGATGAAAAAAGCCGTTTGTTTGTTTCGGGCATATACAGGGGTATAATGGAAAATAAGGAAAAGATTGATTCGATTATTGTCCGGTATGCCGACAATTGGGATTTAAACAGAATAGCCATACTGGATAAGAATATACTGCGGTTTGCTATTTACGAAATGTTGTTTGTCGAAGATATCCCGCCGGTTGTTTCAATCAACGAGGCGATAGATATAGCAAAAAAATTCAGCACGAAAGACTCAGGCAAGTTCGTAAACGGTATTCTCGATAAAATTCATAAAGAATTAATAATAAATAAAGATAAAAATGGCTGA
- a CDS encoding PHP domain-containing protein, which yields MADICDLHIHTRFSDGIFSPEEIVKMGISARLRAIAITDHDTIDGIPQAADAAEGKNIDVVPAVEVSADSEDDEIHILGYFIDLNSGSLKRELKRLRGIRVERIYRMIEKLKALGISLNPEEIIKAGGTQSVGRPHIARALVSSGYVKNISGAFRKFIGEGGPAYVKKEKLSPEQCISFIKDAGGVPVLAHPGTVRSKHVLKKVIRSGVKGIEIYHPDNNPAAEDFYIGLAEQYGLIVTGGSDFHGPESARSYVGLKTVGYSAVEMLKKTKCKK from the coding sequence ATGGCTGATATTTGCGATCTTCATATACATACCCGGTTTTCCGACGGGATATTCTCTCCCGAAGAAATTGTAAAAATGGGTATTTCCGCCCGGCTGAGGGCTATTGCCATAACCGACCATGACACAATCGACGGGATCCCGCAGGCCGCGGATGCGGCTGAAGGGAAAAACATTGACGTGGTGCCCGCGGTTGAAGTCAGCGCTGATTCAGAAGATGATGAAATTCATATTCTGGGATACTTTATCGATTTAAATTCCGGCAGTCTGAAAAGGGAATTAAAGCGCCTGCGCGGCATAAGGGTGGAAAGAATATACCGGATGATAGAAAAGCTTAAGGCTCTCGGTATCAGTTTAAACCCGGAAGAGATAATAAAAGCCGGGGGTACCCAATCAGTAGGCCGTCCCCACATCGCGAGGGCTTTGGTTTCGTCGGGATATGTTAAAAATATTTCCGGGGCGTTCAGAAAATTTATAGGTGAAGGAGGCCCGGCATATGTAAAAAAGGAAAAACTTTCTCCCGAGCAGTGCATTTCCTTTATAAAAGATGCCGGCGGAGTTCCTGTCCTGGCTCATCCCGGAACCGTCAGGTCAAAACATGTCCTGAAAAAGGTTATCCGGTCAGGCGTCAAAGGCATTGAAATTTATCATCCCGACAATAATCCCGCGGCGGAAGATTTTTATATCGGGCTTGCCGAACAGTACGGGCTTATTGTTACGGGCGGTTCCGATTTCCACGGCCCGGAAAGCGCGCGTTCATATGTAGGGTTGAAAACAGTCGGTTATTCCGCTGTTGAAATGCTGAAAAAAACTAAATGTAAAAAATAA
- the ftsY gene encoding signal recognition particle-docking protein FtsY: MITGIFSRMKKAMGKSRFNISALIKTILRQGLSEREMLEEIERLLLQSDAGPAVCESIARDLMKEREFFRGEESVKKKLKELLLVYFGINDDRRNLNMTGGTSVIMFVGVNGSGKTSSIAKIANYLLKENRTVMLAGCDTFRAAATEQLEFWSEKLKIPLIKGFGGADPASVAFDACKSADAKKCDFLLIDTAGRQHTKGHLMEEMKKIKSAVNKCGISQPSEILLVLDAVTGQNGLVQASKFNETLRLTGVILSKMDGTAKGGITLRIEKEEKLPVKFISFGESLDDLSRFDPRDFIESLLMD; encoded by the coding sequence ATGATAACGGGAATCTTCTCCAGAATGAAGAAAGCCATGGGCAAAAGCCGTTTTAATATTTCCGCGCTCATTAAAACGATCCTCAGACAGGGTCTCTCCGAAAGAGAGATGCTGGAGGAAATAGAACGTTTATTGCTGCAGTCCGACGCGGGCCCCGCCGTTTGTGAATCAATAGCACGGGATTTAATGAAAGAACGGGAATTTTTCAGGGGGGAAGAAAGCGTTAAAAAGAAGCTTAAGGAATTGCTGCTTGTTTATTTTGGGATAAATGATGACAGGAGAAATTTAAATATGACGGGCGGAACCTCTGTCATTATGTTTGTAGGGGTTAACGGCAGCGGGAAAACGAGTTCAATAGCGAAAATCGCTAATTATCTCCTCAAAGAAAACAGGACAGTGATGCTGGCCGGTTGCGATACGTTCAGAGCCGCCGCGACCGAACAACTGGAATTCTGGTCTGAAAAACTGAAAATACCCCTGATCAAAGGGTTTGGCGGCGCCGACCCTGCAAGCGTGGCATTCGATGCCTGTAAATCCGCCGATGCTAAAAAGTGCGATTTTCTGCTGATTGATACCGCAGGCCGCCAGCATACAAAAGGGCATTTGATGGAAGAGATGAAAAAAATCAAATCCGCTGTAAATAAATGCGGGATTTCACAACCTTCGGAAATCCTTCTTGTCCTTGATGCCGTAACCGGCCAGAACGGGCTCGTTCAGGCTTCGAAATTCAATGAAACCCTCCGTTTAACCGGGGTAATCCTGTCCAAAATGGACGGGACGGCAAAGGGAGGCATTACGCTGCGTATTGAAAAAGAGGAAAAACTCCCTGTTAAATTTATTTCTTTCGGCGAATCGCTTGATGATTTAAGCCGTTTCGATCCGCGGGATTTTATCGAGTCATTATTAATGGATTAA
- the ribD gene encoding bifunctional diaminohydroxyphosphoribosylaminopyrimidine deaminase/5-amino-6-(5-phosphoribosylamino)uracil reductase RibD, whose protein sequence is MPVFTDMQKKWMLMALEEAGKVVGLTAPNPAVGAVLVKNNRLIARSYHKYPGGLHAEANAISLAGPDARGADLYVTLEPCSSTDKRTPPCTEAIIRTGIKRVFSAITDPNPVHCGRGYKKLRKKNVSVFDGLLSEQAREINLPFFKRVIERLPFVTLKFAQSLDGKIATRTGDSKWISSVPSRKMTHILRSRNDAVMTGINTVLADNPFLTVRHIKSKKQPLRIIVDSRYKIPLTSNVLRNDDAKTLVAGSSGPDRKKGRKIISMGHGTVRIKKDKTGLMDMKALLKYLLHMGINSVLVESGGALAASLLEKNLVDRVIYIIAPVLIGGHDAITSFEGKGIGNVSDAVKVEGVNIKRCGPDFVLTGELNSGWRKF, encoded by the coding sequence ATGCCTGTTTTTACCGATATGCAGAAAAAATGGATGCTGATGGCCCTGGAAGAAGCGGGGAAAGTGGTCGGGCTGACAGCTCCAAATCCGGCTGTCGGCGCTGTCCTGGTCAAAAACAACAGGTTGATTGCCAGGTCATATCATAAATATCCCGGCGGTTTGCATGCGGAGGCAAATGCAATCAGCCTGGCAGGGCCTGATGCGAGAGGCGCTGATTTATATGTAACGCTTGAACCATGTTCATCAACGGACAAAAGAACGCCTCCGTGCACGGAAGCTATAATCAGAACAGGCATAAAAAGGGTTTTTTCCGCGATTACAGATCCGAATCCGGTTCACTGCGGCAGAGGTTATAAGAAATTGAGAAAAAAGAATGTAAGTGTTTTTGACGGGTTGCTGTCCGAACAGGCGAGGGAGATAAACCTGCCGTTTTTCAAAAGGGTCATAGAAAGGCTTCCGTTTGTTACTTTAAAATTCGCCCAGTCGCTTGACGGGAAGATAGCGACAAGAACCGGGGATTCAAAATGGATTTCCTCGGTTCCTTCGAGGAAAATGACGCATATATTAAGGAGCCGGAATGACGCTGTAATGACCGGAATCAATACGGTGCTTGCCGATAATCCTTTTTTGACTGTCAGGCATATTAAATCAAAAAAACAGCCCTTGCGGATTATAGTTGATTCCCGGTATAAAATACCTTTGACCTCGAATGTATTAAGAAATGATGACGCAAAGACATTAGTAGCCGGTTCCTCAGGCCCTGACAGGAAAAAAGGCCGCAAAATCATATCTATGGGCCATGGAACTGTGAGAATCAAAAAAGACAAAACCGGGCTTATGGACATGAAAGCTCTTTTGAAATACCTGCTTCATATGGGAATAAACAGCGTATTGGTTGAATCAGGAGGCGCCCTGGCGGCGTCTCTGCTGGAAAAAAACCTTGTTGACCGCGTGATATATATCATAGCGCCTGTTTTAATCGGCGGGCATGACGCGATTACATCATTTGAAGGAAAAGGCATCGGAAATGTTTCGGATGCCGTGAAAGTCGAGGGAGTCAATATTAAAAGGTGCGGGCCGGATTTTGTATTAACGGGCGAGCTGAATTCCGGCTGGAGGAAATTCTGA